A single region of the Brassica rapa cultivar Chiifu-401-42 chromosome A03, CAAS_Brap_v3.01, whole genome shotgun sequence genome encodes:
- the LOC103859884 gene encoding uncharacterized protein LOC103859884, with the protein MAAANKQIPLSDDLNYKQWAPIAKKKLVENGVWDVVTNGVPFDPTKLPELAARITPKELAEWRDRAINDMKALKILQSSLPASTYYNTFSVASAKDLWDLLKSGNEAPNRPRLTKEFEDLAMYDGESMDSYLERVLDIVERFRRYGNPKSDDEVITKLLTSLSWLFDDSTTMLEEIMSLPDMTLNDLITLLELFGDHPGEYMTQELKKHHKSLAKAKSEQMWCGLCKKYDHNQEDCYRSDTSGQCHVCGARGGDCARGCTVKKNGKPEHLMLAVTTGDFAYDDGMWMVYSTASDHMTPYLKVFATLDRTYKARVGMANGSVVMAEGKGDVKITMKGVRKVIKNVLFVPGINRNVLSISKLTSGGGSVEIGGGECTIKDETGKVFAKSRFDERGIALRLKVIR; encoded by the coding sequence ATGGCGGCGGCGAATAAACAAATCCCTCTTTCCGATGACCTAAACTACAAACAATGGGCTCCGATCGCGAAGAAGAAGCTAGTGGAGAACGGAGTATGGGACGTCGTAACGAACGGAGTCCCCTTCGATCCAACGAAGCTCCCAGAGCTAGCCGCGAGGATCACTCCCAAGGAACTCGCCGAGTGGAGAGACCGCGCGATCAACGACATGAAAGCGCTCAAGATCCTCCAATCCTCTCTCCCAGCTTCCACTTACTACAACACCTTCTCCGTCGCCTCCGCCAAGGATCTCTGGGATCTCCTCAAATCAGGTAACGAAGCACCGAATCGCCCTAGGCTAACGAAGGAGTTCGAAGATCTCGCAATGTACGACGGAGAATCGATGGATAGTTACTTGGAAAGAGTTTTGGATATCGTCGAACGGTTCCGCCGTTACGGGAATCCCAAGTCCGACGACGAAGTCATCACCAAGCTGCTGACCTCTCTGTCATGGTTGTTCGATGATTCCACGACGATGTTGGAGGAGATCATGAGTCTTCCCGATATGACTCTCAACGATCTGATAACGCTTCTTGAGTTGTTTGGAGATCATCCAGGCGAATACATGACTCAAGAGCTGAAGAAGCATCACAAGAGTCTTGCGAAGGCCAAGTCTGAGCAGATGTGGTGTGGCTTGTGCAAGAAGTACGATCACAATCAAGAAGACTGTTACCGCAGCGACACGAGCGGACAGTGCCATGTTTGTGGAGCAAGAGGAGGGGATTGTGCGAGAGGTTGTACAGTTAAGAAGAACGGGAAGCCTGAGCATTTGATGTTGGCTGTGACTACGGGTGATTTTGCATATGATGATGGGATGTGGATGGTGTACTCGACTGCTTCGGACCACATGACTCCGTATCTGAAGGTTTTCGCTACGCTTGATAGAACGTACAAAGCTCGTGTTGGGATGGCTAATGGGAGTGTTGTTATGGCGGAAGGGAAAGGAGATGTGAAGATTACGATGAAGGGAGTGAGGAAGGTGATCAAGAACGTGCTTTTCGTTCCGGGGATCAACAGAAACGTGTTGAGTATTAGTAAGCTGACGTCAGGGGGAGGTTCGGTGGAGATTGGTGGAGGGGAGTGCACTATTAAAGATGAGACTGGGAAAGTGTTTGCTAAGAGTAGGTTTGATGAGAGAGGCATTGCTCTGCGTTTGAAGGTGATTAGGTAA
- the LOC103859882 gene encoding photosystem II 5 kDa protein, chloroplastic, with product MASITMTATFLPAVAKLPSATSGRRMSVVRASKSENTTSLEVKTKEEQSSTTMRRDLMFTAAAAAVCALAKAAMADEEEPKRGTEAAKKKYAQVCVTMPTAKICRY from the coding sequence ATGGCATCGATAACCATGACAGCAACATTCCTCCCAGCCGTCGCTAAGCTTCCGTCAGCCACCAGCGGACGAAGGATGTCCGTGGTCAGAGCCTCGAAGAGCGAGAACACAACCAGCTTAGAAGTCAAGACCAAGGAGGAACAGAGCAGCACCACAATGAGGAGGGATCTCATGTTCACTGCTGCAGCTGCGGCCGTTTGTGCCTTGGCTAAAGCAGCCATGGCGGACGAGGAGGAGCCCAAGCGTGGGACAGAGGCGGCTAAGAAGAAATACGCTCAGGTCTGCGTCACAATGCCTACCGCCAAGATCTGCCGCTACTGA
- the LOC103859885 gene encoding NAD(H) kinase 1 — MSSYKLNYTDSFGNGDVNSLGANPENGSSLAQSEKAVEELLTQQTPMLATDDHLIEFSEALRTVAKALRGSAEGKALAQAEAAEWKRRYELERSKNQELLHKAPLNGVCADESSSKGMDHLAKSPRRHGQENGKSERYPLERICSHDLLQDGGESNSPNGCNNKLKRKASFKLSWGCKGQANDQHKKEIVSFESGNITTADRSSKQISLTWETNPQTVIIFTKPNSTSVRVLSVEMVRWLREHKGLNVYVEPRVKAELLSESSSFDFVQTWEDDKEISLLHPKVDLVITLGGDGTVLWAASMFKGPVPPIVPFSMGSLGFMTPFHSEQYRDCLEAVLKGPISITLRHRLQCHIIRDKARHDYETEENTLVLNEVTIDRGISSYLTNLECYCDNSFVTCVQGDGLILSTTSGSTAYSLAAGGSMVHPQVPGILFTPICPHSLSFRPLILPDHVTVRVQVPFNSRSSAWVSFDGKGRKQLEAGDALVCSIAPWPVSTACQVESTHDFLRSIHDGLHWNLRKTQSSDGPRDT; from the exons ATGTCGAGCTACAAGCTCAATTACACT GATTCTTTTGGAAATGGAGATGTAAACAGTTTGGGAGCAAACCCAGAAAATGGTTCTTCACTTGCTCAATCAGAGAAAGCTGTTGAGGAGCTTCTTACTCAGCAGACTCCTATGCTAGCAACAGATGATCACCTCATTGAGTTTTCAGAGGCTTTGAGAA CTGTTGCAAAGGCTTTAAGGGGATCTGCTGAAGGAAAAGCATTGGCTCAAGCTGAGGCTGCTGAGTGGAAACGAAGATATGAGTTGGAGAGGTCTAAGAACCAAGAGTTGCTTCATAAAG CACCGTTGAATGGAGTGTGTGCCGATGAATCTAGTAGCAAGGGGATGGATCATTTAGCCAAGTCCCCGCGGCGTCATGGTCAGGAGAATGGGAAGTCAGAAAGGTATCCCTTGGAGCGTATTTGCTCTCATGATCTTCTGCAAGATGGTGGTGAATCTAACAGTCCTAATGGGTGTAACAACAAACTCAAGAGAAAG GCATCATTTAAGCTTTCATGGGGGTGCAAGGGGCAGGCTAATGATCAACACAAGAAAGAAATAGTCTCGTTTGAGAGTGGAAATATCACTACAGCTGACCGCAGCAGTAAACAG ATATCACTGACATGGGAAACCAATCCACAAACTGTGATTATTTTCACTAAACCTAACTCAACTTCTGTGCGAGTTCTTTCTGTTGAAATGGTCAG ATGGTTGAGAGAGCACAAAGGATTGAACGTGTACGTGGAGCCACGAGTGAAGGCAGAACTTTTATCAGAGTCAAGTTCCTTCGACTTTGTACAAACTTGGGAAGATG ACAAAGAAATTTCACTTCTACACCCAAAGGTTGACCTTGTTATAACTCTTGGTGGGGACGGTACAGTTCTATGG GCAGCATCCATGTTCAAAGGACCAGTGCCTCCAATTGTTCCATTTTCCATGGGATCTCTTGGATTCATGACTCCTTTCC ACAGCGAACAATACCGAGACTGTCTGGAAGCGGTTTTAAAGGGTCCAATAAGCATTACACTAAGACACAGGTTGCAGTGTCACATCATCAGAGATAAAGCAAGGCATGACTACGAGACAGAGGAGAACACGCTTGTTCTCAACGAAGTCACCATCGACCGTGGGATATCATCTTACCTCACAAACCTCGAATGCTACTGCGACAACTCGTTTGTCACATGTGTGCAAGGCGATGGACTTATACTCTCTACAACATCTGGTAGCACCGCGTACTCGCTTGCAGCTGGAGGGTCAATGGTCCATCCACAGGTTCCAGGGATCTTGTTCACACCGATCTGTCCGCATTCACTGTCTTTCCGGCCACTGATATTACCGGATCACGTGACGGTGAgagtgcaagtgccgttcaatAGCAGAAGCTCTGCGTGGGTGTCGTTTGATGGGAAAGGTAGGAAACAGCTTGAAGCAGGAGATGCGCTAGTGTGTAGCATTGCACCGTGGCCTGTCTCAACGGCTTGCCAGGTTGAATCAACTCATGACTTCCTACGCAGCATCCATGATGGTCTTCATTGGAACCTTAGAAAGACTCAGTCCTCTGACGGCCCTCGTGACACTTGA